In the Xanthobacteraceae bacterium genome, GATAGCGCGGCCAAACCTTACCGGCACATTACGGCCGCGTAACGCGATCGTTACGCAAGATTCATTTGAACAACGCCCCCGCCGCGCTCATGTTTGACGTCAACAAGAGCCTTCTCCGTGGGAGTTATTCGCTAATGAAGAAATGGATCATCGCCTCCGCCGCGATCCTTGCGCTCGGCGGCACCGCTTTCGGTGTCAAAGCCTATGCGCAGCATCGCGCGGATCATGGTTTCGAGAAGCGCTTCGAAAAAGCGCTCGATCTCGTTCAGTACGAGCCGCGCGGCGAACGCGGTTGGCGTAACCGCCGCCCCTTGAGCGCCGACGACCGCGCCGCTTTCCTCGACGCGCGCATTGCCGCCATCAAGGCCGGGCTGCGCCTGAATGCGGAGCAGGAAAAACTCTGGGCGCCGGTCGAAGCACTCGTGCGCGACCTCGGCAAGAAGTGGGGTGACCACTTCGCCGCCCGCCGCGAGCAGATGCAGAAGATCCGCGCCGAAATCCGCGAAGGCAAGGAACCGCCCGCTTTCGACCCCGTCGAGCGCCTGAAAAAGCGCGCGGACAACATGGCCGAGCGCGCCACTGACATGAAGCGCTTCGCCGAAGCTGCCCAGCCGCTTTACGCCTCGCTGGATGAGAACCAGAAGCGCCGCCTGCAAACGCTGCTGCCGGGCCGCCATCGCGGCATGATGCGACACTTTGAAAATCGCGGCGAAGGACCTCGCGGTCCGGGCTAGGCGCACTACATAAGTATCGGAAGCTGGACGCCGACCTCCAAAGGGTCTTCTCACAGACTGGCGAACGCTTCTGAAGTTGGGCCGCCGTTGCCCCCCCCGGCGGCCCAACGCTTTTTTGTTCCCCCGAAGCAACAAATCCGGTCTTCGCGCGTTCCTCTCCGTCAGCAGAGGAGACCTTTCATGCGAACTGCCGCCGCCATTGCCCTGGGCCTGGCCCTGTCCACCGCCGCGGTGCTTCCCGCCAACGCGCAGAACAACCAGAACCGCCCCACCGTGAACCAGCTTGTCGCGCAGGACGAGGCGCGGATCGCGCAGCTCAAGGCCAATCTTCGCCTCAACGACGACCAGTTGAGCGAATGGGGCCGCCTCGAATCAACCCTGAAAGACATTGCAAAAAAACGCGCCGAACGCCGCATCGCGCTCTACGACGAATATGAGAAGCGCGAAGAAAAGGAGAAAGAGCGCGCGTTTACCCCGGCCGAAATCCTCCGCAAACAGGCCGACGCGTTGACCAGCCGCGCGGAAGAACTGCGCGCCATCGCCGACGCCTCCGAACCGCTCTACGCGAAATTCAACGACCAGCAGCGCCGCCGGGTCGACGAGATCATTCGCGGCTTTGCCAGCGCCCCGTTTATCGACGGCGACCCGCGGATGCGCGGCCGCCGTTACTACTGACCCGCGGAAAACGAAGTGGGATCGCCGGGCTTGACCCGGCGATCTTTTTTTCGCGAACTCGCGGGAGAAAACCTCCTGCGGAAAGACCGGTCCATGACCACCGAACTCTCCCTGCTCGCATTCTCGATCCTGCTCGGGTTTGCACATCTTTTCATTGCCGCGAACGCGGCGACACATGTGCGTGGCATGCATTACAATGCCGGGCCGCGCGACGAGGAGAAGCCGCGGCTGTACGGCGTACCGGGGCGGCTGGAGCGCGCCTTCCGCAACTTTCTGGAGACCTTTGCCTTTTTCGCAACGGCGGTACTGATAGCCCACGCTGCAAACCGCCACAATGCATTCACGCTCTACGGCGCGTGGCTGTATGTGACAGCGCGGGTGATTTATCTGCCGGTCTACGCGGCGGGGATTCCGATGATCCGTTCGGTCATCTGGCTGGCCAGCGTTGCCGGCATCTTCATGATCCTCGCCGGGCTTTACTGGCCGTAATCTTTACTGCGGCGGTTTGTAGAGTGCGCGCAACGAACCGTCGGTCCAGAAAATATCGTCCACCCGCCAGCCGCGCGGCGTGCGTAGCAACGCAAGCCGCACCGAAATCGTCTTGTCGAAATTGCGGAACGTGGCGGTGGCGTTCGCACGCTCCGCGCCCGCGTCCTGCACCGCGACCACCAGATCGCTGACCTGCCAGTCCTGCGCATCGATGAACGGATCGCCGTTCAGGATCGGCGCCTCGTTTTCCTTCTCGGCCGTCTTCGCATCCTGCTCGATCAGGTCGGCGAGCGACGGCGTGAAGTATTTGTCGAGTTGCTCGCGGGTCGAGAGATCGACCGCGCGCGAATCCTTATCGAGATACTGCTTATAAATGCTCTCGACGAAGGCTTTAGGGGAAGTGTCCTGCGCCTGCGCGGGCGGAACGAGCACCAGCGCAGCCATCGCAAACAAAAACCGTAGTTTCAAACCGCGACCTCGGCCTTGATGTGAGGATGCGGATCGTAATTTTCGAATGCGACATCTTCGTAGCGAAACTTGAAGATGTCTTTCACGTCGGGATTGAGCCGCAGCCGTGGCAGCGCCCGCGGCGCACGGGAAAGCTGCAACTGCGCCTGTTCCATGTGGTTGGAATAAAGATGCGCGTCGCCGAAGGTGTGGACGAAATCGCCCGGTTTCAGGTTCGTCACCTGCGCCACCATGTGCGTCAGCAGCGCATAGGATGCGATGTTGAACGGCACGCCGAGGAACACGTCGGCCGAGCGCTGGTAAAGCTGGCACGAGAGTTTGCCGTCGCCCACCCAGAACTGGAACAGGCAATGGCACGGCGCGAGTGCCATCTTCGGCACGTCGGCGGGGTTCCACGCACTCACAATCAGGCGGCGTGAATTCGGATTGGTTTTGATTTCCGAAATCAAATCCTTGATCTGGTCGATCACGGTTCCGTCCGGCGCTGCCCAGGAGCGCCACTGCTTGCCATACACCGGGCCGAGATCGCCGCGCTCGTCGGCCCACTCGTCCCAGATCGTGACGTTATGGTCCTTCAGATATTTGACGTTGGTGTCGCCGGCGAGGAACCACAGCAGCTCATGCACGATGGCCTTGAGCGCGAGCTTCTTGGTCGTCACCAGCGGAAACCCTTCGGCCAGATCGAAACGCATCTGATGACCGAATACCGAAAGCGTGCCGGTTCCGGTGCGATCACCCTTCTGCACACCGCTTTGGAGAATCCGTTCGAGAAGATCGAGATACTGGCGCATCGTGCGGGCCGCTGAATCGGGGATGGGTTAAGTCTTACGCCCTAACCGCTCGCACGCAAAACCCGTCTTCGCATGACGTGGAAAAACGCCCCGGCCTTCACCGGGGCGTTTATTCGCGACGTTCGAGTTAGCGATCCGCGCCGTAGATGCCGCGGCGGTTTGCGTACGGTGTCTCGTTGTCGAAGTTGCCGCGCCACGCATAGTAGCCTTGATCCGGCGAATAATACGGGTTCGCATAAGCATGGCCCGGATAGACGTGGCCGTGATTCGTGTAGGCCATGCCGTGACCCGAATAAGCCGGGCCGTAAGCGTAGTTATCCGCCCACGGCGCGAACACCTGCGCACTGGCGGCGCTGACGCCCACGGTAAGGGCTGCGGCGGTCGCCGCGGCAAGAACGATCTTCTTCATGAGAATTCTCCTTCAGTCTTCCGGCGGGACTGGGGGTGGCCCCGCGACGGGAAGCCAACGCGGGACCCCGGACTTCGTTCTTGCAGTGCGGCAAAAATGCCAAGGTGAATGAGCCGCTCTGATATGCGATTTTGCAGAGGTTATTAGAATATATATTCTAATAATACACTCAGAGGTAAGCTCCTAATCAGAGTATTTGATTTATTAGAATGCATATTCTAATAAATCTCATGGGCCGCCCCGCGAGCATCTCACAGGATTCCCTCATCGCTGCCGCAACGCGGGTCGCAGCCCGCCTCGGCCCGGCCAGAACCTCCATTGCCGCCGTCGCGAAGGAAGCGAAGGTGCCGACCGGCTCGATCTATCACCGCCTGCCCTCGCGCGGCGCGCTGCTGGCCGAGATCTGGCTGAGCGCCGCCGAAGGCTTCCAGCGCGAAATGCTGGCCAAGGCCGCCTCAGCCCGGACCCTCAACGATCTTGCCGAGGCCGCCCTGCTGACCCCGCGCTTCGCCCGCGAGCGCCATACCGAGGCGGTGGTGCTGAACGCACACCGCCGCGACGACTTCCTCGCGCCGGATGCTCCCGCCGAGTATCGCGCCCGCGCCGCGAAGCTCGCGGCCGAACTGCGCGATGGCCTGGCCACGCTCGCCACCCGCCTCCTGCCCGGCGATCCGCGCGGCCGGGAAAAGCTCGCGGTCGCCATCATCGGGATTCCGCTGGGCGCGGTGCGCGTGTTCCTTCCGCAGGCGCTGCCGCCGAAGGAAATCGACGCGACGATCGCAGCCGCCGTACGTGCGGCGCTTCGCCATTGACCTGCCCGGATTAACAGCGAAAACTGTTCTCGTTCCGAGGGGGGCCTGACCTTTTCAGGCTGAGATTCCGCAATCGTGCGGTGACCCTTCGAACCTGATCCGGGTCATTCCGGCGAAGGGACTGGAACCTGAAGCCAACGCCAGCAGCCTTTGCTTACCCGGGTCTCCATTCAAGGGAGATCCGCCATGCTTACGAAATCGCCTTTCTCGGTCACCACCGGCCCCATCCCCGGTTCGCGCAAGATCTATCTTGAAGCGAGCGGCGTTCGCGTCGCCGCGCGCGAAATCGCGCTTGCAAAGGAATCCGGCGAGCAACCGCTCGCGATCTACGACACCTCAGGCCCCTACACCGACCCGGATGCGAAGATCGACCTCGCGAAAGGTTTGCCTGCGCTTCGCCGCGAATGGATTCTCGCACGCGGCGACGTGGAAGAAACCGAAGGCCGCGCGCAGAAACCCGAAGACGACGGGCTGAAAGCAGGCGAGACGCAGAAGCTCCCGATCTTCCAGCGCACCGCGAAGCCGCTCGTTGCGAAGCCGGGCAAGCGCCCGACGCAGATGGCGTATGCGCGCGCCGGCATCGTCACCAAGGAAATGGAATATGTCGCGGCGCGCGAAAACGTGGCGCAGGAAAATCTCGCACGCGGCTACAAGCGCGGCAACCACAAGGGCGCTGGTTTAGGCGCGATCATCCCGCAGGAAATCACCGGCGAATTCATCCGTAGCGAAATCGCGCGCGGGCGCCTCATCATCCCGGCCAACATCAACCATCCCGAAACCGAGCCGATGGCGATCGGCCGTAACTCGCTCACCAAGATCAACGCCAACATCGGCAACTCCATCGTAACTTCCGGCGTCGCGGAGGAAGTCGATAAATTAGTTTGGGCAATCCGCTGGGGCGCGGACACGGTGATGGACCTCTCTACTGGCAAGAACATCCACACCATCCGCGAATGGATCATGCGCAATTCGCCGGTGCCGATTGGCACCGTGCCGATCTATCAGGCGCTCGAAAAAGTCGGCGGCATCGCGGAGGAACTGACGTGGGAGATTTTCCGCGACACCGTGATCGAGCAGGCCGAACAAGGCGTCGATTACATGACGATCCACGCCGGCGTGCGGCTCCCCTACATCCCGCTCACCGCCGAGCGCGTGACCGGCATCGTGTCGCGCGGCGGCTCCATCATGGCGAAGTGGTGCCTCTCGCATCACAAGGAGAGCTTCCTCTACGAAAACTTCGAGGAGCTGTGCGAGCTGCTCGCGCGATATGACGTCTCGTTCTCGCTTGGCGACGGCCTGCGCCCCGGCTCGATTGCGGACGCGAACGACGCCGCGCAATTCGCCGAACTCGATACGCTCGGCGAACTGACCGAAATTGCATGGAAGTACGATTGCCAGACCATGATCGAAGGCCCCGGCCATGTGCCGATGCATCTGATCAAGGAGAACATGGACCGGCAGTTGAAGGTTTGCCACGAAGCGCCGTTCTATACGCTTGGCCCGCTCACCACCGACATCGCGCCGGGCTACGACCACATCACGTCCGCGATTGGCGCGGCGATGATCGGCTGGTTCGGCACGGCGATGCTTTGCTACGTCACGCCGAAGGAACATCTCGGCCTGCCCGACCGCGACGACGTCAAGGCCGGCGTGATCGCGTATCGCATCGCGGCCCATGCCGCCGATCTCGGCAAGGGCCATCCGGCGGCACAGTTGCGCGACGACGCATTATCCCGCGCGCGCTTCACCTTCCGCTGGCGCGACCAGTTTAATCTTTCGCTCGATCCGGAAACGGCGGAAAGCTTCCATGACCAGACGCTTCCCGCCGAAGGCGCGAAGATCGCGCATTTCTGCTCGATGTGCGGGCCGAAATTCTGCTCGATGAAAATCACGCAGGACGTGCGCGACTATGCTTCCAAGCTGAATGAGAAGCAGGAGGGCATGGCGGAGATGAGCAAGAAGTTTAAGGATGAAGGAAGCGAGATTTATAAGCCGATTCCGTAACTGTCATTCCGGGGCGGCACGGAACGCGCCGACCCCGGAATCAAGGGTAATTATCCGCGCTGTGCCATTCATCAAGGATTCCGGATCGCCGCTTCGCGGCGTCCGGAATGAAGCAAAAAGCGCACACACTCGTGATTTGAATCCCGGCCCGGCGCGCATGATCTTTGCCGCATGAAACCGCGCCGCCTGTCCTTAGCACTCGCAGCATTCGCGCTGACGCTCGCCGCGGCAGCGCCCGCGCACGCCTTCAGCCCCGGCAGTTCGGTCGGCTACGAGAACGGCGGCAAGTTTGTGCGCTTCGATCCCGTGGTACAGGAATACAACCGTACCGGCGCACCGTTCCGCATCGTCGGGCTATGCCAGTCCGCCTGCACGCTGTTTCTCTCGATCCGCAATGTCTGCGTCGAGCCGAACGCCTCGTTCGGTTTCCATTCCGCCAACGACGGCAACGGCAACAAATCCGAGTGGGGCAACCGCCACCTGCTCAGCCACTACAATCCGAAGCTGCGCCGCTTCGTGGAAGACAACGGCTATCTCAACACGTTCGACTTCCACTACATTTCCGGCCGGGTGATCATCGAGAAGTTCGGCTACCCGGCCTGCAAGACGCGTTACCTCGACCGCACCGACAACGACGACCGCAGCCGCGACGACTTCAGGGCGCGCGGAAACTCCGGCAGCACGGCCAGCGCGCCAAGCCGGCCCGACCGGTATGTGGATCGAGGCAGCGGCAACACGCTGCGCCGGGCGTACTGATTAGCGCCTGCCAGCCGAATGAAAACCAAAGGCCGCCTTCCGGGCGGCCTTTTTGTTTCAAGCCCTTGGAGAAAAAAGGAAAAACCCGCACGCACGGGAACGTGATTTTCCCCTGTGACCGGCATCACATTCCGCGAAGGGAGCCGGTCCTAGGTTCTGCCCATGACATCGCACCCAGGGAGAACCTCAATGTTTACCCGCAAGTCCACCCTCGCCGCCGCTGCGCTTTCCATGTTTGCCGCCGCCGGCATGTTCGCCGCCGCTTCCGCCAACCAGCCGCCCGCAGGCCGCCTGTTCGTCAATCCGCAGGCCAACAAGTGCCTCGACGTGCCGGGCATCACCAACCGCGTGCCGGGCACCGCGCTCCAGTTGTTCGATTGCGAAACCAGCGGCCTCGAACTCGAAGGCAAGCCCTCCGACCAGTTCTGGACGTTCGGCCCGCGCGGCACTATCCGCAATACGCTCTCGAACCTGTGCATCGACATTGCCGGCACCAACGAAGGCGACGCGTTAGAGATCAAGGCCTGCGACGGCCGCCTCAGCCAGATCTGGATCGTTCGTCAGGATGGCTTCATCCAGAACCAGCTTACCGGCAAGTGCATCAGCGTCGGCGAAAACGAAAACCAGTATGGCGAGACGCCGCTGCAACTCTCGAGCTGCGAATTTGCCGATCCGAAATCGGATCAGCGCTGGAGCGTCTAACGAAAATACGAACGTAAGAAGGAAGGCCGCCCCATCGGGCGGCCTTTTTTGTTTGCTCACAACCTCTCCCGCGATGGCGGCGGGCGTCGCCCTCCAGGCGGACGCGAGGCTTGCGGCGGCGGCTCGTTGCCCGGCTCGTCCGCATAGCGCGGCGCTACGCGATATTCCGGCGGCGGCGGGCGGCGATCGGAATATTCCGGTGGCGGACGTTGCCCGGAATATTCGGGAGGCGCGCGTCGCGGCGAATACGAAGCCGAAGAAGAAGCGCCCGCGCTGGCCGCCGCCATTCCGCCGAACAGATCGCGCGGACCTTTCCGGAACAGCCCCATCACATTGAGAAGCTGCAAAATGCCGGCAAGGATCATCACCCAGAAGCCGATGCCGGTGAAGGAGAAGTTCAAGAGCTTCAATACATCCGGCACGTTCTGTCGTTGCGCCTGCGGCACCTCGCCGTTGACCAGCGCGTAATAGATCAGCGGAACGGCGATGGGGATCGCGATGGTCGCCAGCGCTTGCAGAACGGTGAGACTGTGCAACCGCATCCCGATGCCCTGCACGACGATCACCGCAAGCGCGAGCAGCGGGACAACATAGAGAATGTAGCTGATGCGGATTTTCCAGCGCAGGCTTTCGATCCTCTCCTGCTCGCGCTGCTGCTGCGCGTTCAGCGGACGCTGCTGATTATTGAAGACGCGATCCAGCCGCCGTCCTGTATCAAGCAGGTCCAACATCTGCGAGCCGAGATTGCCGATGCCGAGCAGGCTCGACGAAGTGCTGCCGAACCCGAACTGCCCGCCGACGGAAACATAAGGCATTGCGCAACCGAGCAGCGCGACCAGCGCAAGAATGGCGGTCCAGTACGACAGGAGCCGCCCGCCGAAAGCCGGACCGCGCGGCGCATCGTCCGAAACAGGCGCGCGTTCGCGCGGCGGCGGAGCACTGCGCGGCACACGCGGCGGGGATTCACCCCCAAGCGAACCTCGCGGTGGCGGTGCGGCACGCGGACCACGGGGAGCTTGCTCCGGCCGGAACGCTTCACGAGGCGGAGGCGGCGCGCGCCGTTCCGGCGGCGGCGGATCGTAGGCTGGAGCGGCCGCTTCCCGCGTTACATAAATATCGAGGGCGCGCGTACCTTCGATTTCGAAATCCAGTTCGTCTCCAAGCGTAGGATAGGATTCCGAACGCCATTGCCCCAGCACGAACGCATAACGTCGCCCGTCTTCGGCGCGGATCAACCCCTGCCCCGCCTGCGCATTGAAATGAATGAGACTGCCACGCATACGCCACCCCTTACCCTGCAATCTTATCGGGCGGCATGAACTGCGCAACGACGCGAAAAGCACACCACCGCAGAATATTTTGTCCCAGCTTCCGGCTGTTTCGAATTCGGCATAAATTGGAACCGGCCTTAGCAAGGCTTTTGGGGGAAGTTTTATTCATGATTATAAAACATATTGCCGCCGCGATTTTTGCGGCGCTGTGCCTGTTTGTGTTTTCACCGGCAGATGCAAGAGAACGCAACTTCGACAAGGTCGGTCAGTGGCGGATCGGGGCTGTCGATGAAAAGGGCCGCTTTCACCGCTGCTTCGCGCAGAACGATAGCAAGAGCGGTATGTTGCGCATCGCCCACTTTCCCAATGGAAACTACAATTTCTCGACGCCGTGCTTCGGCCGCGGAGACATCGACGGCGACATCGAAGTATTCATGAGCGGCGAGAAAGGCCGCATCCGCATGAAGGCCGTCCGTCAGGGGAGCAGCTGCCGCACCGTTGCCGGCGACCTGAACGAAGGCTGGATTGCCACGCTACGCGACGAAGGCAACCTGACCCTGGTTTTCGGCAAGGACAAGCCGAGCTGGTCGCTCAAGGGCTTCAAGGCGGCGATGGCCGCACTGAAAAGCTGCGTCGCGCAGAACAAATAATCTCCGCATGAAAAAACCACCGGGGACGAAAGCCCCGGTGATTTTTTGCTGCGCCTTTTATTTTCCGCGGCGAACGCGGTTCAGCCGAGAAAATCGCGCTTCGACAACGCCACGCCGTTATGCCGCAGGATCGCGTAGGCGGTGGTGAGATGAAAATAGAAATTCGGCAGCGCGTGGCGTTGAAGATAATCGAGGCCCTTGAACTCGAAGGTGCGCCCGCCACCCTTCAGGGAAACCGCCCGCTCCTCGCTGCCGTCGATCTTTGAGGCCGGCACGCTCTTGATGAAATCCACCGTCTTCGCGATCCGCGCATAGAGATCGGCAAAGCTTTGTTCCTCGTCCGCGAAGCCCGGATTGTCGGCGCCGGATAACCGCGCAATACAACCCTTCGCGGTGTCGCTCGCCCGTTGCACCTGACCGATCAACGGCAGCATGTCCGGTGCGAGCCGTGCCGCCGCAAGGCCGGGGTCCTGCGCTTCGCCCTTCTTCAGAAACGCAGTCAGATTTTCGAAACCGCGCAGAAAATGCGGCACGGAGGCTTGAGACATCGAAAGGGCCATTTCGGAGTTCCTTACATGGAGAACTTTGGATGCTAGGCATCTTGCGCGACAAGAACCAGCAGTCCGCGTTATAGAAAATGCATCGCTGAATCGAAGCAGGCGCATGAGCGAGAAACCGGAAAACAACAAGAACGGAAGGCCGCCGAAGCTGGGCGAGACGCTTTTTCTCAGCGGCCTATGCTTTGCCGCGGGCCTGTTTCCTCTGCTGATCGGCCTTGGCGTGATCTCCGGCAATGTGGAAGCCGGGCCTGCGGGACGCGCGCTGGCTGTCGTTGCCGGCTTGGTATTTATCTTCGCGGGCATCATGGTTTTCGTACGCGACCGGGCCGGGGCGCGAAACGGTCAGGATATACCTGCGGACGCGCCACTCGCGCTGCGCATCGGTGAGAGCATTCTTTCCGTCGTGCTGGTTGCGCTGTTTGCGTGCGTTTGCAGCGTGATCGCGTTCGGCCCTTTCTTTTCGTCGGCCTTGCTCGCGGACATGACCCGGCAAATGGGTAGTTTCGGCGCGGCAGTCTTTCGTATCTTGATGGGCGGATTCGCCGTTTTGCTCTGGTATGCCGCGATCTATCTGGCGCGCAGCAAACTCAGGAAACGCGGCACCGGGCCGCAATAGCGCGCACCTTTATTCCGTCGCAGTCTGGGCGTTGAAAACGAAGCAATTCCTCAGGGTATTCTACGCATGATTTCCAGACGCACTCTTATCGCCGGATCTTTCGCGGCGGCAGCCGCCGGTATTCCGGTTCTCGCGCAGGACAACCCCATCACCGAGGCGCTGGTGCTGCGCGATCCGGCAATTCCCGCTGCCGGAAATCCGAAGGGCGACATCACCATCGTCGAATATTCCGATTACCAGTGCCCCTATTGCCGCAAGGTGCATCCGGTTCTGCAGAAGGTGGTGAAGGAAGACGGCAACGTGCGCGTGGTCTTCAAGATCTGGCCGATCTTCGGCGCGGCTTCCGTTTATGCATCGCAGATGGTGCTCGCGACCCGCCCGCAAAATAAATACAACGAAGCGCATAGCGCGCTGATGCTTTCCGGCGTGCGCCTCACCGATAGCGCGACGGACAGTGTGCTGGCTGGCATCGGGGTCAATGTCGAGGCCGCGAAGGCTACCCTGCGCAAGGACATTCAGGAAATCGGTTCGGTCCTGAAGCGCAACCATATGCAGGCCGAAGCGCTCGGCTTCCAGGGCACGCCGTCTTTCATCATCGGCAAATTCCGTGTCCCCGGTGCGCTCACGGAAGAAGTCTTCAAGCAGGCGATTGCCGACGCACGCAAGGCGCTGAAAGGCTGAGCGCAACCATGCGTTCCGCCTGCATGTTCGCGGTCGTGCTGCTTGCCGTGACGTTTCCCGCCTCCGCGCAACAAAGCGCGCAGGACAAAGAATGGATCGCGCACTGCATCTCCCAGATCTCGGAGACCAATAAATCCCGCGCCCGCGCTTATTGCACCTGCATGGCGGAGAGCGTCGATACCCCGGAGAAACTGCGCCAGACCGATCTGGAGCGTTCGTTTCCCCCGGTGCACCGGCTTTGCTTCGAGAAAGCTGGTTTCAAGGTACCGGACTAGCCCGGCACGCAATCATAGTCGCTGTCGAAAAAGCGTTGCCGGTTCTCCGGCGTGAAAGGCACGTCCGGGCGGAATCCTACCGGGCAGGTCGCACCGATCCATCCCAATTCTTTTGCTGTCACGCTCAGGATGCCGGTGTCGATCGGCTCGTTGCGTTGCAGATGCCGCTCGATGCGATTCTTGCCATCGAGCGTCATGAAGAAAACCGTCACCGCCCGGTTGCAGACGTTACGCGTGTAATGCGAGCCATTGAAATCGCGCCACTCGGTACATTCTTCGAGATGCATGCCGACTTTATTCTGCGCGTGCGCCACAGACACTAAAGCGCCAAACAAAATCGCGGCCATAGCGAGAAGGATGCGCATGGTTTCCTCCGGGTGCCCGTTATTCCTACGATCATAACGCAACTCCCGACAGGCACGATTGCGTGAACGAAAGCGCAAACGAAAAGGCCGCCCCTGCGGGCGGCCTTCGATCTTGTTTATGCAGGAATTACTCCGGACGCTGATCGCTCTTTGGCTCGCTTTCGACAGTCCGGTTCTTGCGCTCGGCCATGAACTGGTCAAACTCGGTCTTGTCTTTCGCGAAGCGCAGGCGGTCGAGGAAATCCTGAAACTCGCGCTGCTCGTCTTCGAGACGCTTCAGCGTGTCCGAGCGATATTCGTCGAACGCGCGGTTGCCGGAAGACGGCGCGTAGGCGAAGCGGTCGCCGCCCATCATGCGCGCGCGCAGGCGATCCATCTTCCACTGATACTTCTGCATCTTGTATTCGCCCCGCGAGGCGCATCCGTAACCCATAAGCTCGCTCCTGTGTCCGCTCCCAAATCTGCCGGTGAAAATGATGAACGCGAGGGCCGCCAGACCCACCGGCCACCACACGATGAAGCCCAGGACCATCAGGAAAACCCAGGCGAGAACTCCGAACTGATCGATCCGTGCCGCGATAGGCATGTCGCTCTCCGTTTTCAGGCCCGTCTCCCCGGACCTCGTGTAAATGTAAATAACATTTACATCGGATACGTCAAGCGGGGCCGGCAGTTATTTTCAGGGTCAGTGGAGAAATGGGGCCTTCGGCTCAGCCTTCAAGGCCG is a window encoding:
- a CDS encoding Spy/CpxP family protein refolding chaperone → MKKWIIASAAILALGGTAFGVKAYAQHRADHGFEKRFEKALDLVQYEPRGERGWRNRRPLSADDRAAFLDARIAAIKAGLRLNAEQEKLWAPVEALVRDLGKKWGDHFAARREQMQKIRAEIREGKEPPAFDPVERLKKRADNMAERATDMKRFAEAAQPLYASLDENQKRRLQTLLPGRHRGMMRHFENRGEGPRGPG
- a CDS encoding Spy/CpxP family protein refolding chaperone, which codes for MRTAAAIALGLALSTAAVLPANAQNNQNRPTVNQLVAQDEARIAQLKANLRLNDDQLSEWGRLESTLKDIAKKRAERRIALYDEYEKREEKEKERAFTPAEILRKQADALTSRAEELRAIADASEPLYAKFNDQQRRRVDEIIRGFASAPFIDGDPRMRGRRYY
- a CDS encoding MAPEG family protein, which codes for MTTELSLLAFSILLGFAHLFIAANAATHVRGMHYNAGPRDEEKPRLYGVPGRLERAFRNFLETFAFFATAVLIAHAANRHNAFTLYGAWLYVTARVIYLPVYAAGIPMIRSVIWLASVAGIFMILAGLYWP
- a CDS encoding DUF3828 domain-containing protein, which gives rise to MKLRFLFAMAALVLVPPAQAQDTSPKAFVESIYKQYLDKDSRAVDLSTREQLDKYFTPSLADLIEQDAKTAEKENEAPILNGDPFIDAQDWQVSDLVVAVQDAGAERANATATFRNFDKTISVRLALLRTPRGWRVDDIFWTDGSLRALYKPPQ
- a CDS encoding thymidylate synthase; the encoded protein is MRQYLDLLERILQSGVQKGDRTGTGTLSVFGHQMRFDLAEGFPLVTTKKLALKAIVHELLWFLAGDTNVKYLKDHNVTIWDEWADERGDLGPVYGKQWRSWAAPDGTVIDQIKDLISEIKTNPNSRRLIVSAWNPADVPKMALAPCHCLFQFWVGDGKLSCQLYQRSADVFLGVPFNIASYALLTHMVAQVTNLKPGDFVHTFGDAHLYSNHMEQAQLQLSRAPRALPRLRLNPDVKDIFKFRYEDVAFENYDPHPHIKAEVAV
- a CDS encoding TetR/AcrR family transcriptional regulator produces the protein MHILINLMGRPASISQDSLIAAATRVAARLGPARTSIAAVAKEAKVPTGSIYHRLPSRGALLAEIWLSAAEGFQREMLAKAASARTLNDLAEAALLTPRFARERHTEAVVLNAHRRDDFLAPDAPAEYRARAAKLAAELRDGLATLATRLLPGDPRGREKLAVAIIGIPLGAVRVFLPQALPPKEIDATIAAAVRAALRH
- the thiC gene encoding phosphomethylpyrimidine synthase ThiC — its product is MLTKSPFSVTTGPIPGSRKIYLEASGVRVAAREIALAKESGEQPLAIYDTSGPYTDPDAKIDLAKGLPALRREWILARGDVEETEGRAQKPEDDGLKAGETQKLPIFQRTAKPLVAKPGKRPTQMAYARAGIVTKEMEYVAARENVAQENLARGYKRGNHKGAGLGAIIPQEITGEFIRSEIARGRLIIPANINHPETEPMAIGRNSLTKINANIGNSIVTSGVAEEVDKLVWAIRWGADTVMDLSTGKNIHTIREWIMRNSPVPIGTVPIYQALEKVGGIAEELTWEIFRDTVIEQAEQGVDYMTIHAGVRLPYIPLTAERVTGIVSRGGSIMAKWCLSHHKESFLYENFEELCELLARYDVSFSLGDGLRPGSIADANDAAQFAELDTLGELTEIAWKYDCQTMIEGPGHVPMHLIKENMDRQLKVCHEAPFYTLGPLTTDIAPGYDHITSAIGAAMIGWFGTAMLCYVTPKEHLGLPDRDDVKAGVIAYRIAAHAADLGKGHPAAQLRDDALSRARFTFRWRDQFNLSLDPETAESFHDQTLPAEGAKIAHFCSMCGPKFCSMKITQDVRDYASKLNEKQEGMAEMSKKFKDEGSEIYKPIP
- a CDS encoding RICIN domain-containing protein, with product MFTRKSTLAAAALSMFAAAGMFAAASANQPPAGRLFVNPQANKCLDVPGITNRVPGTALQLFDCETSGLELEGKPSDQFWTFGPRGTIRNTLSNLCIDIAGTNEGDALEIKACDGRLSQIWIVRQDGFIQNQLTGKCISVGENENQYGETPLQLSSCEFADPKSDQRWSV
- a CDS encoding DUF1993 domain-containing protein — translated: MALSMSQASVPHFLRGFENLTAFLKKGEAQDPGLAAARLAPDMLPLIGQVQRASDTAKGCIARLSGADNPGFADEEQSFADLYARIAKTVDFIKSVPASKIDGSEERAVSLKGGGRTFEFKGLDYLQRHALPNFYFHLTTAYAILRHNGVALSKRDFLG
- a CDS encoding DsbA family protein; the protein is MISRRTLIAGSFAAAAAGIPVLAQDNPITEALVLRDPAIPAAGNPKGDITIVEYSDYQCPYCRKVHPVLQKVVKEDGNVRVVFKIWPIFGAASVYASQMVLATRPQNKYNEAHSALMLSGVRLTDSATDSVLAGIGVNVEAAKATLRKDIQEIGSVLKRNHMQAEALGFQGTPSFIIGKFRVPGALTEEVFKQAIADARKALKG
- a CDS encoding DUF2852 domain-containing protein, with product MPIAARIDQFGVLAWVFLMVLGFIVWWPVGLAALAFIIFTGRFGSGHRSELMGYGCASRGEYKMQKYQWKMDRLRARMMGGDRFAYAPSSGNRAFDEYRSDTLKRLEDEQREFQDFLDRLRFAKDKTEFDQFMAERKNRTVESEPKSDQRPE